The following are encoded together in the Pseudomonas sediminis genome:
- a CDS encoding LysE family translocator yields MSTELLLAFIAFAFVTSVTPGPNNMMLLASGVNFGVRRSIPHMLGISLGFMLLVAAVGLGLGQVFQRLPVLHDVLRYLGAAYLLYLAWKIAQSGAPQSRENPEAKPFTFLQAAAFQWVNPKAWIMAIGAITTYTPQDGFFSNVLLIAALFALVNCPSVGLWTVAGSLLRKWLDNPRALRAFNIGMALLLVASLYPIIVDTGMF; encoded by the coding sequence ATGTCCACCGAACTGCTGCTCGCCTTCATTGCCTTCGCCTTCGTCACCTCGGTAACGCCAGGGCCCAACAACATGATGCTGCTCGCCTCCGGGGTGAACTTCGGCGTGCGCCGCAGCATTCCGCACATGCTCGGCATCAGCCTGGGCTTCATGCTGCTGGTGGCTGCCGTGGGCCTGGGGCTCGGCCAGGTGTTCCAACGCCTGCCGGTGCTGCATGACGTACTGCGCTATCTCGGCGCCGCGTATCTGCTCTACTTGGCCTGGAAGATCGCCCAGTCCGGCGCACCACAGAGCCGCGAGAACCCTGAAGCGAAGCCGTTCACCTTCCTGCAGGCGGCGGCCTTTCAGTGGGTCAATCCCAAGGCGTGGATCATGGCCATTGGCGCCATTACCACCTATACCCCACAGGATGGTTTCTTCAGCAACGTACTACTGATCGCCGCGCTGTTTGCCTTGGTCAACTGCCCCAGCGTGGGGTTGTGGACCGTCGCCGGCAGCCTGCTGCGCAAGTGGCTGGACAACCCGCGTGCGTTGCGCGCCTTCAATATCGGCATGGCGCTGCTGTTGGTCGCCTCGCTCTATCCCATCATCGTCGACACTGGAATGTTCTGA
- a CDS encoding TonB-dependent siderophore receptor — translation MSFRPAPFRHTLLALTIAFAGHAGLAHAEVYQLPAGPLATTLNQIASQAGVTLSIDPALTAGKSSAPVSGDYEAIEALNQALRGTGLQLQSGNGGAYSLAPAAEAAMALPDVTVTASEQAAETAWGPTRGYLANRTATGTKTDTPLLETPRSISVATREQMQDRKVQNLDDAVRYMPGVIASSYGSDSRADWMKIRGFEPIQMLDGLPLPKGSYTMAKLETWNLERVAVLRGPASAVYGQTPPGGLVDAVSRRPQAESSHEVQVQVGNYNHKQISFDSTGKIDDDGRFLYRFSGTGRDSGTTVEHIDDQRFNLAPSLTWNIADTTKLTFLGQFNRDDTGGTSQFLPLQGTKLSTPAGKVDYHKNLGDPDWEFYDKTFYALGYAFEHRINDTWQFNQNLRYSKLELDNQIITAGGWATAVADDGTVARGANVYDENISHFAVDNNFQADFNTGAIGHTLLLGLDYLRVNTDYRWQFGSSYLYDDNFNVIGINVPPSNINNPSYGQDFSGVTYGDLQNYNQKRRNTGLYLQDQMALDAWRVTLGGRWDRLDTDSVFHNANDAKDSRRDSQFSGNAALSYVFDSGFTPYVSYAESFQAEAGGNGGAAFKPSTGKQYELGIKYQPPGSDMLFTAAVYDLTRQNIVTTNIAGATEPVSEVEVRGLELEATGNITENLSLTASYSYTNSKMTKVGDLRDKNRALPLIPEHQASIWADYDWSQGVLAGFGVGFGARFVGSTDNISVGSMGFVRDPSDGHSSAYTVYDAAVRYDLGQIDASLRGASVSLNANNLFDKEYLATCDGFYCYAGDPRRVTASLDYKW, via the coding sequence ATGTCCTTCCGCCCTGCCCCGTTCCGCCACACGCTGCTGGCCCTGACCATCGCCTTTGCCGGCCATGCCGGGCTGGCCCACGCTGAGGTTTACCAACTGCCCGCCGGCCCTCTGGCGACCACGCTCAACCAGATCGCCAGCCAGGCCGGCGTGACCCTGAGCATCGACCCGGCCCTGACCGCGGGCAAAAGCTCGGCACCGGTCAGCGGCGACTACGAGGCCATCGAGGCCCTCAATCAGGCGCTGCGTGGCACTGGCCTGCAGTTGCAAAGCGGCAATGGCGGCGCCTACAGCCTGGCCCCCGCTGCAGAAGCGGCAATGGCACTGCCGGACGTCACCGTCACCGCCAGCGAACAGGCCGCCGAGACCGCCTGGGGCCCAACCCGCGGTTACCTGGCCAACCGCACCGCGACCGGCACCAAGACCGACACGCCGCTGTTGGAAACCCCACGCTCGATCTCCGTGGCCACCCGCGAGCAGATGCAGGACCGCAAGGTGCAGAACCTCGATGATGCCGTGCGCTACATGCCGGGCGTCATCGCCAGCAGCTACGGCAGCGACAGCCGCGCCGACTGGATGAAGATCCGCGGCTTCGAACCGATCCAGATGCTCGACGGCCTGCCGCTGCCCAAGGGCAGCTACACCATGGCCAAGCTGGAAACCTGGAACCTGGAGCGCGTCGCCGTGCTGCGCGGCCCGGCCTCGGCGGTGTATGGCCAGACCCCACCAGGCGGTCTGGTGGACGCCGTCAGCCGCCGCCCACAGGCTGAAAGCAGCCATGAAGTGCAGGTTCAGGTCGGCAACTACAACCACAAGCAGATCAGCTTCGACAGCACCGGCAAGATCGATGACGACGGCCGCTTCCTCTATCGCTTCAGCGGTACTGGTCGGGACAGCGGCACCACCGTCGAGCATATCGACGACCAGCGCTTCAACCTCGCGCCCAGCCTGACCTGGAATATCGCTGACACCACCAAGCTCACCTTCCTCGGTCAGTTCAACCGTGACGATACCGGCGGCACCAGCCAGTTCCTGCCGCTACAAGGCACCAAGCTGAGCACCCCGGCTGGCAAGGTCGACTACCACAAGAACCTCGGCGACCCGGACTGGGAGTTCTACGACAAGACCTTCTACGCACTGGGCTACGCCTTCGAGCACCGCATCAACGACACCTGGCAGTTCAACCAGAACCTGCGCTACAGCAAGCTCGAACTGGATAACCAGATCATCACGGCCGGGGGCTGGGCAACCGCCGTGGCTGACGACGGTACGGTCGCACGCGGCGCCAACGTCTACGACGAAAACATCAGCCATTTCGCCGTGGACAACAATTTCCAGGCGGACTTCAACACTGGCGCCATCGGCCACACCCTGCTGCTGGGCCTCGACTACCTAAGAGTGAATACGGACTACCGCTGGCAGTTCGGCAGTTCCTACCTCTATGACGACAACTTTAACGTCATTGGAATCAACGTCCCTCCGAGCAACATTAACAACCCAAGCTATGGCCAGGATTTCAGTGGCGTTACCTATGGCGATCTACAGAACTACAACCAGAAACGCAGGAACACCGGCCTCTATCTGCAGGACCAGATGGCACTCGACGCCTGGCGCGTGACCCTCGGTGGCCGATGGGACCGTCTGGACACCGACTCGGTGTTCCACAACGCCAACGATGCCAAGGACAGCCGTCGCGACAGCCAATTCAGCGGCAATGCGGCGCTGAGCTACGTGTTCGACTCCGGCTTCACGCCCTATGTGTCCTACGCCGAATCCTTCCAGGCCGAAGCGGGCGGCAACGGCGGCGCGGCGTTCAAACCCAGCACCGGCAAGCAGTACGAACTGGGTATCAAGTATCAACCGCCGGGTAGCGACATGCTGTTCACCGCCGCGGTCTATGACCTCACGCGGCAGAACATCGTGACCACCAACATCGCCGGCGCCACCGAGCCGGTCAGCGAGGTAGAAGTCCGCGGCCTGGAGCTGGAAGCCACCGGTAACATCACCGAGAACCTCAGCCTGACTGCCTCCTACAGCTACACCAACAGCAAGATGACCAAGGTCGGCGATCTACGCGACAAGAACCGCGCCTTGCCGCTGATCCCCGAGCATCAAGCGTCGATCTGGGCCGACTATGACTGGAGTCAGGGTGTGCTGGCGGGCTTCGGCGTCGGTTTTGGCGCCCGCTTCGTCGGTTCCACCGACAACATCTCTGTCGGTAGCATGGGTTTCGTCCGTGATCCTTCCGACGGCCATAGCAGCGCCTATACCGTCTACGACGCAGCGGTGCGCTATGACCTTGGCCAGATCGATGCAAGCCTGCGTGGCGCCAGCGTGTCGCTCAACGCCAACAACCTGTTCGACAAGGAATACCTGGCCACCTGCGATGGCTTCTACTGCTATGCCGGCGACCCACGCCGGGTCACGGCCAGCCTCGACTACAAGTGGTGA
- a CDS encoding FecR family protein yields the protein MSQVSARVLDEAIAWQLCLDSGEASEQQHHDFTDWLAAHPEHDLVWRRLGGIDQQLSAASTPMARRALLQSSVSRRRSLRRLGGSALGLLLATGITLVLLAQQRPLGDYLADYHTASGEQRDLLLADRSQVRLNSRSALDIEFDDNERRLHLHSGEILIQTAKGDTRPFIVETEQGRLRALGTRFLVRREGAATELIVLQSAVAARPLAGSQERIIHSGEQVRMDSQHLSPSHPAPIGADAWSRGMLVADNLPLQRLIDQLGEYRSGYLSLDPSLADLRISGSFPLHDSDKALAAVALSLPVRTEQLSPWWTRVVPAEK from the coding sequence ATGAGCCAGGTCTCGGCTCGCGTTCTCGATGAGGCCATCGCCTGGCAGCTGTGCCTGGACTCGGGCGAAGCCAGCGAGCAACAACACCATGACTTCACCGACTGGCTGGCCGCGCACCCGGAGCATGACCTGGTCTGGCGACGCCTCGGCGGTATCGACCAGCAGCTTTCTGCCGCCAGCACGCCGATGGCGCGACGCGCCCTGTTGCAGAGCAGCGTCAGCCGTCGCCGCAGCCTGCGTCGCCTTGGCGGTAGCGCCCTGGGTCTGCTTCTGGCCACGGGCATAACGCTGGTATTGCTGGCCCAGCAGCGCCCGCTGGGCGATTACCTCGCCGACTACCATACCGCCAGTGGAGAACAGCGCGACCTGCTGCTCGCCGACCGCAGCCAGGTACGCCTCAACAGCCGTAGTGCGCTGGATATCGAATTCGACGACAACGAACGGCGCCTGCACCTGCACAGCGGCGAAATTCTGATTCAGACCGCCAAGGGCGATACCCGCCCCTTCATCGTCGAGACGGAGCAGGGACGCTTGCGTGCGCTGGGTACGCGCTTTCTGGTACGGCGTGAAGGCGCCGCGACCGAGCTGATCGTGTTGCAGTCGGCAGTCGCCGCCAGGCCGCTGGCCGGTTCACAGGAACGCATCATCCACAGTGGCGAACAGGTGCGAATGGACAGCCAGCACCTCAGCCCAAGCCACCCTGCCCCCATCGGCGCCGACGCCTGGAGTCGCGGCATGCTGGTGGCGGACAACCTGCCCCTTCAGCGCCTGATCGATCAGCTCGGCGAATACCGCAGCGGTTACCTGAGCCTCGATCCGAGCCTGGCCGATCTGCGCATCAGCGGCAGCTTCCCGTTGCACGACAGCGACAAGGCACTGGCCGCTGTCGCACTGAGCCTGCCGGTGCGCACCGAGCAACTGAGCCCCTGGTGGACCCGCGTGGTACCGGCGGAAAAATAA
- a CDS encoding RNA polymerase sigma factor, whose translation MRVSVQDSSNQQLVGVLYRDHRDWLFGWLRKSLNCAQRAEDLSQDTFVRLLGRADLHNPREPRALLTTIAKGLLVDQFRRHALERAYLEELALAPQAVQPSPEEQALALEQLAEIDRLLGQLSSKARAAFLHNRLDGLGHAEIAERLGVSPSRVRQYLAQGLRQCYIALYGAPQ comes from the coding sequence GTGCGCGTGTCGGTTCAGGATTCCAGCAACCAACAGCTGGTCGGTGTGCTTTATCGCGATCACCGTGACTGGCTGTTCGGCTGGCTGCGCAAAAGCCTGAACTGCGCGCAGCGCGCCGAAGACCTGAGCCAGGACACCTTCGTCCGCCTGCTCGGTCGCGCTGACCTGCACAACCCGCGCGAGCCCAGAGCCCTGCTTACCACCATCGCCAAGGGGCTGCTGGTCGACCAGTTTCGCCGCCATGCGCTGGAACGTGCCTATCTGGAAGAGCTCGCGCTGGCTCCGCAAGCCGTGCAACCCAGCCCGGAAGAACAGGCCCTGGCCCTGGAGCAACTGGCCGAGATCGATCGCCTGCTCGGTCAGCTGTCGAGCAAGGCACGCGCAGCTTTCCTCCATAACCGTCTGGATGGTCTCGGTCATGCCGAGATCGCCGAGCGTCTTGGCGTGTCCCCGTCGCGCGTGCGTCAATACCTCGCCCAGGGCCTGCGCCAGTGCTACATCGCGCTGTACGGAGCGCCGCAATGA
- a CDS encoding MarR family winged helix-turn-helix transcriptional regulator, translating to MTDLKNFSEKFLTSPAEGTQAGRHGAQVIKNAAAQQAAMEAFFFGYQAFTAKPDEMLAKRGLSRVHHRILFFIAKYPGLNMTELLGYLGVSKQALNMPLRQLIEMDLVQSEAAADDKRKRVLGFTAEGAKLEQALRREQARLLQRVFSEMGEEAVQGWLAVNHALARSRQERT from the coding sequence ATGACTGACCTAAAAAATTTCTCCGAGAAGTTTTTGACGTCGCCCGCCGAGGGCACGCAGGCCGGCCGTCACGGTGCGCAGGTGATCAAGAACGCGGCAGCTCAGCAGGCCGCCATGGAGGCTTTCTTCTTCGGCTATCAGGCCTTCACCGCCAAGCCGGACGAAATGCTGGCCAAGCGCGGGTTGTCACGCGTGCACCACCGCATCCTGTTCTTCATCGCCAAGTACCCAGGCCTGAACATGACCGAGCTGCTGGGTTACCTAGGGGTGAGCAAACAGGCGCTGAACATGCCGTTGCGCCAGTTGATCGAGATGGACCTGGTGCAGAGCGAAGCTGCCGCGGACGACAAGCGCAAGCGTGTACTGGGTTTCACCGCCGAGGGCGCCAAGCTGGAACAGGCCCTGCGCCGCGAGCAGGCGCGCCTGCTGCAACGCGTATTCAGCGAGATGGGCGAAGAGGCCGTGCAAGGCTGGCTGGCCGTCAATCACGCCCTGGCACGCAGCCGCCAGGAACGCACCTGA
- a CDS encoding PLP-dependent aminotransferase family protein, which yields MAFSERIARLKSSLIREILAAAQRPEVMSFAGGLPAEPMLPKVGWAEMPASMGQYGMSEGEPALREAIAAEARALGVPCDASQVLIVSGSQQTLDLASKLFIDPGTEVLLEAPTYLAALQAFQLFGADCISVPQEADGPELAALRQRLENHKPAFAYLIPTFQNPSGTRYSEAKREAVAALLDEFGVTLIEDEPYRELVFDAGSATPIVSRLKKASWIYTGTVSKTLLPGLRVGYLIATKDLYPHLLRLKQSADLHTNRIGQWQALQWLGSEQYRGHLAELRDFYRIRRDAMQTALLEHFGDLADWQIPQGGLFFWLTLKQPLDTRTLLDAALAQNVAFMPGEPFFIDPDANPGHLRLNFSHVAPERLGEGLRRLATVIQEAQAK from the coding sequence ATGGCCTTCTCCGAACGCATCGCCCGCCTGAAAAGCTCCCTGATCCGTGAAATTCTTGCCGCGGCGCAGCGTCCGGAAGTGATGTCCTTTGCCGGCGGTCTGCCGGCCGAGCCGATGCTGCCGAAGGTGGGCTGGGCCGAGATGCCGGCGAGCATGGGCCAGTACGGCATGAGTGAAGGCGAGCCGGCGTTGCGCGAGGCTATCGCTGCCGAAGCGCGTGCCCTGGGCGTGCCCTGCGATGCCAGTCAGGTGCTGATCGTCAGCGGCTCGCAGCAGACCTTGGACTTGGCGTCCAAGCTGTTCATCGATCCGGGCACCGAGGTGCTGCTCGAAGCGCCGACTTACCTGGCTGCCCTGCAGGCCTTTCAACTGTTCGGCGCCGACTGCATCAGCGTACCGCAGGAGGCCGACGGCCCCGAGCTGGCGGCTCTGCGTCAGCGTCTGGAGAATCACAAGCCGGCTTTCGCCTACCTGATCCCGACCTTCCAGAATCCGTCTGGCACCCGTTACAGCGAAGCCAAGCGTGAAGCCGTGGCGGCCCTGCTCGACGAGTTCGGCGTGACCCTGATCGAGGACGAGCCTTACCGCGAGCTGGTGTTCGATGCCGGTAGCGCCACCCCCATCGTCAGCCGCCTCAAGAAGGCCAGCTGGATCTACACCGGCACCGTGTCCAAGACGCTACTGCCGGGCCTGCGTGTGGGCTACCTGATCGCCACCAAGGACCTGTATCCGCACCTGCTGCGCCTGAAGCAGTCGGCTGACCTGCACACCAACCGCATCGGTCAGTGGCAGGCGCTGCAGTGGTTGGGCAGCGAGCAGTACCGCGGCCACCTGGCCGAGCTGCGCGACTTCTACCGCATTCGTCGCGACGCCATGCAGACTGCGCTGCTGGAGCACTTCGGCGATCTGGCTGACTGGCAGATCCCTCAGGGTGGCCTGTTCTTCTGGCTGACCCTGAAGCAGCCGCTCGACACCCGCACGCTGCTCGACGCGGCGCTGGCGCAGAACGTCGCCTTCATGCCGGGCGAGCCGTTCTTCATCGATCCGGACGCCAACCCAGGCCACCTGCGACTGAATTTCAGCCACGTGGCGCCGGAGCGTCTGGGTGAGGGGCTGCGCCGGTTGGCGACGGTAATTCAAGAGGCGCAGGCGAAGTAG